A genome region from Gymnogyps californianus isolate 813 chromosome 4, ASM1813914v2, whole genome shotgun sequence includes the following:
- the CBR4 gene encoding 3-oxoacyl-[acyl-carrier-protein] reductase isoform X1, with amino-acid sequence MGKVCAIFGGSRGIGKAVAELLAQKGCRLAIIARNLEAAQTTARNLGAGHLALSCDVSSEQEVQNTFEEMQRNLGPINYLVNAAGINRDGLLLRTKTEDMIAQIHTNLLGTMLTCKAAVKGMIQQQGGAIVNIGSIVGLKGNSGQSVYSATKAGLVGFSRSLAKEVAKKQIRVNVVAPGFIHTEMTAHLEEDQLKKAILLGRFGEPREVAQAVVFLLESPYVTGSTLIVDGGLQLLT; translated from the exons ATGGGCAAGGTTTGCGCCATTTTTGGAGGATCCCGAGGAATAGGAAAAGCTGTTGCAGAATTACTGGCACAGAAAGGCTGCCGCCTGGCGATTATTGCTAGAAATCTGGAAGCAGCCCAAACCACTGCACGTAATCTTGGTG CAGGACATCTGGCACTTAGCTGTGATGTATCCAGCGAACAAGAAGtccaaaatacttttgaagaGATGCAGAGGAATTTAGGTCCTATTAACTACTTGGTTAATGCAGCTGGGATCAACAG GGATGGTTTGTTACTGAGAACCAAGACTGAAGATATGATAGCCCAGATTCACACGAACCTTTTGGGAACGATGCTGACATGCAAAGCTGCTGTAAAAGGCATGATTCAACAGCAGGGAGGTGCTATTGTCAATATAG GAAGTATTGTAGGACTTAAAGGCAACTCTGGTCAAAGTGTATACAGTGCTACCAAAGCAGGATTAGTTGGATTTTCACGCTCTCTTGCCAAAGAAGtagcaaaaaagcaaattcGAGTCAACGTGGTTGCTCCAG GCTTTATTCACACAGAGATGACTGCTCATTTGGAAGAAGATCAGTTGAAGAAGGCAATTCTCCTTGGAAGATTTGGAGAGCCTCGTGAAGTTGCACAAGCTGTTGTCTTTCTTCTAGAGTCCCCTTATGTTACAGGGAGTACTCTAATTGTAGATGGAGGCTTGCAGCTTCTGACTTAA
- the CBR4 gene encoding 3-oxoacyl-[acyl-carrier-protein] reductase isoform X2: protein MGKVCAIFGGSRGIGKAVAELLAQKGCRLAIIARNLEAAQTTARNLGGHLALSCDVSSEQEVQNTFEEMQRNLGPINYLVNAAGINRDGLLLRTKTEDMIAQIHTNLLGTMLTCKAAVKGMIQQQGGAIVNIGSIVGLKGNSGQSVYSATKAGLVGFSRSLAKEVAKKQIRVNVVAPGFIHTEMTAHLEEDQLKKAILLGRFGEPREVAQAVVFLLESPYVTGSTLIVDGGLQLLT from the exons ATGGGCAAGGTTTGCGCCATTTTTGGAGGATCCCGAGGAATAGGAAAAGCTGTTGCAGAATTACTGGCACAGAAAGGCTGCCGCCTGGCGATTATTGCTAGAAATCTGGAAGCAGCCCAAACCACTGCACGTAATCTTGGTG GACATCTGGCACTTAGCTGTGATGTATCCAGCGAACAAGAAGtccaaaatacttttgaagaGATGCAGAGGAATTTAGGTCCTATTAACTACTTGGTTAATGCAGCTGGGATCAACAG GGATGGTTTGTTACTGAGAACCAAGACTGAAGATATGATAGCCCAGATTCACACGAACCTTTTGGGAACGATGCTGACATGCAAAGCTGCTGTAAAAGGCATGATTCAACAGCAGGGAGGTGCTATTGTCAATATAG GAAGTATTGTAGGACTTAAAGGCAACTCTGGTCAAAGTGTATACAGTGCTACCAAAGCAGGATTAGTTGGATTTTCACGCTCTCTTGCCAAAGAAGtagcaaaaaagcaaattcGAGTCAACGTGGTTGCTCCAG GCTTTATTCACACAGAGATGACTGCTCATTTGGAAGAAGATCAGTTGAAGAAGGCAATTCTCCTTGGAAGATTTGGAGAGCCTCGTGAAGTTGCACAAGCTGTTGTCTTTCTTCTAGAGTCCCCTTATGTTACAGGGAGTACTCTAATTGTAGATGGAGGCTTGCAGCTTCTGACTTAA